The Acidobacteriota bacterium genome includes the window CCTGGAAACCCTGGTCCGGCACGCCGGCGAGGCGGAAAGGGAACGTTTCGAGGGCCGCCTGACATCCGTCGACTGACCGGATTCTTGACAACCCCCGCCCCGGGGATTAGATTCAACCCTCATGAGCAGAACGGAAGCCAACCGGACCCTCCTCCTGGAGGGGCCCATCGGACCGACTCTCGCCAAGCTGACCGTTCCCATGATCTTCGGGATCCTCAGCATGGTTGTCTACAACCTGACCGACGCCTTCTTTGTCGGAAAACTCGGCAGGGAACATCTCGCCGCGCTGAGCTTCACTTTTCCCGTGGTGCTGATGATCGGCAGTCTGGCCCAGGGAATCGGCATGGGCACCGCCGCGGTGGTGTCCCGTGCTCTCGGCGCCGGGGATGACCGCCGGGCCAGGCGGCTCTCCACCGACAGTCTGGTTCTCGGCCTGCTGATCATCGCCGTGGGCGTCGTCGCCGGGCTCCTGACGATCGAGCCGCTCTTCACGCTTCTCGGCGCACGGGACGCGGTCCTCGACCATATCGTCGGCTACATGAGGATCTGGTATATCGGAATCATCTTTGTCGTCGTTCCGATGATCGGAAACAGCGTCCTCCGGGCCACGGGGGATACGAAAACGCCGGGACTGATCATGGTGCTCGGCGCCGCGGCCAATCTTGTGTTCGATCCGCTTCTGATCTTCGGATTCGGTCCCATTCCCGCGCTGGGGATCCGGGGGGCCGCATGGGCCACCCTCATCGGCCGGGGGATCACGTTCGTCATCTCGATGTCCGTCCTCGTCCGTCGGGAGCGGTTGCTGACGGTCGAGATTCCACGCCCGCGGGAGGTGTGGGAATCGTGGCGGGAGATCCTTCATGTCGGCCTCCCGGACGCCGGAGCCAGGATGATTATCCCCCTGGGGCAAGGGGTCATTACGCGGGTTGTCGCATCTTACGGCCCGGCCGCAGTTGCCGGATTCGGCGTGGCCACACGTGTGGAATTTTTCTCCCTGGCCGCGATCATCGCCCTCTCCGCGGTGATCGGTCCGTTTGTCGGGCAGAACATCGGCGCCGGAAAGCCGGACCGGGTGCGGGCCGGTTTCGCCGTGAGCCGGCGCTTTTCGCTCATCGTCGGGTTGGGCGCGTTTTTCGGCTTCCTCTTTCTTGCGGGACATGTCGCGTCCCTCTTCAACGAAGATCCGGCGGTTGTTTCCACGGCCGCCCTGTATATCCGCATGGTCTCGCTGACCTACGCCGCGCAGGGCTTCTTTTTCGTGGTGAACGCCGGCCTCAACGTGCTCAGGCGCCCCCTTCATGCCGCCGGTCTGAGCCTTCTGGAGATGTTCGGTCTCGCCGTTCCGCTGGTGCTTCTGGGCTCGCGGCTCTTCGGAATCCCCGGAATCTTCGGGGCCATCGGCATCAGCTATTTCGTGACCGGAGCGGCGGCCTGGTGGGTCATCGAACGGGTGCTGGATAAGCACGGCGCGTGAAGGGCATCGCGCTCGTCAATCCAAAGCCAGGCTTATCTTAAGCGCCTGATCAACATCCCTCATAGGCGTTTTCTCCGTCGATGGATTCGAATTCCCGGCAGGTCTCGATGTTCAGTTTTGCCTTGGCCAGGTATCCCTCCCTGAGCTGTTCCTCCAGCTTTTGGCGCTCGATTTTCTCGATATGGCCGTCCACGGCATCCCTAATGAATTGGCTCATTTTGATGCCCTTTTCCGTCATGATCTTTGTCATCTTCTCATATTGAAGAGACGACAGGTCCAGGTTGATTCTTCTTACTTGCGTCTTGTGCATTTCAGTACTCCCTTAAAAAATTTCACAAAATATTATATGCGATTCCGCCCAAGTCAAGATCCCGGCGGTGTGGACGAAACGGTATCAGAGTGGGCACGAGATGGCGATATCGCGTGAATCGCTCATGGAGGCCGCGATGATATCGATCCCGCTGAGCGAGGCGAAAGCGAGAATCTCGGCCCTCGTCGAGCGTCTCATCAATACGAAGATAGAAAACTGGCTTTCTTAGGTTGACAAGATATATACCACGATATATATTAATGGCGAGGTGCGACATGAAAACCGCCAAATTGTTTAAGAACGGACGGAGTCAGGCTGTCCGCCTGCCCAAGGAATACCAGTTTGAAGGATCGGATGTTCTCATACAAAAGGTGGGGGATTCCGTCATTCTGTTTCCGAATAGCCGCGTTTGGGAAACATTTCTCCACGGCCTTCACGGTTTCACCGGGGATTTCATGGCCGATGGACGGGAACAGCCCTCCATGCAGGACAGAGAAGAGTGATCCGTGTATTTGCTGGACACAAACATCTGCATATTCATCAAAAACAAAAAACCCATCCAGGTTCTTGAGAAATTGAGGCGCGCGCTGGAAGAGAAAGTTCATCTCTCCGCCATTACGCTTGCGGAATTGCAATTCGGCGTCTACAACAGCCGGAACGTGGAACAAAACAGAATGTCCCTGACGGAATTTCTCGCACCGTTCGACATCCTGGATTTCGACGATCAAGATGCGGAATGGTTCGGCAGAATCAGGTCCAAGCTGAAAAAAGAAAAAAAACTCATCGGACCGTATGATATGCTGATCGCCGCTCAGGCTCTTGCCAGGGATCTCATCCTGGTTACGAACAATACGGATGAATTCGACAGAATCGAAAACCTGAACATTGAGGATTGGAAAGGATAGATTTTTCGCGCAAACGCAAGGCCTGCGGCATCAGCTATCTCGCGATCGGGGCGGTGGCCCGGCCGATCATCGAACGCCCGTCATGAATACCTTCGGGCGCTTGCGGTTTCAAGGTTGTTCCTGGTTTCGTCATCATTCTTTGCGGAATGGCATGCGGAACGAGGCGAGTTTCCCAGGATGAAGCAGGAAAGGAATCTATTAAGGCAAACTCAAGGCGAAGCGGATGGCTCGATGGAGTTCCTCGATTTTCCGTTCCGACAATCCGCCGATTTTCGACTCGAGGCAGGTTTTGGGAATCGTCAAGATCGAATCGCAGTTGACGACGCAGAGTTTGGGCAGGCCGTGTTCCGGGCCAAGCGAAACCTCCACGGGAATTCCGCGGACGGTCGTCGTCACCGGCGCTACGGTGACGGCCGTCCTCACAGTATAGGCTTCGTCCCGGCTGAGGAGAACAACGGGCCGTCGTCCGGCCGGAGGCTTAAGCCTGGCCCA containing:
- a CDS encoding CopG family transcriptional regulator, giving the protein MHKTQVRRINLDLSSLQYEKMTKIMTEKGIKMSQFIRDAVDGHIEKIERQKLEEQLREGYLAKAKLNIETCREFESIDGENAYEGC
- a CDS encoding MATE family efflux transporter; its protein translation is MSRTEANRTLLLEGPIGPTLAKLTVPMIFGILSMVVYNLTDAFFVGKLGREHLAALSFTFPVVLMIGSLAQGIGMGTAAVVSRALGAGDDRRARRLSTDSLVLGLLIIAVGVVAGLLTIEPLFTLLGARDAVLDHIVGYMRIWYIGIIFVVVPMIGNSVLRATGDTKTPGLIMVLGAAANLVFDPLLIFGFGPIPALGIRGAAWATLIGRGITFVISMSVLVRRERLLTVEIPRPREVWESWREILHVGLPDAGARMIIPLGQGVITRVVASYGPAAVAGFGVATRVEFFSLAAIIALSAVIGPFVGQNIGAGKPDRVRAGFAVSRRFSLIVGLGAFFGFLFLAGHVASLFNEDPAVVSTAALYIRMVSLTYAAQGFFFVVNAGLNVLRRPLHAAGLSLLEMFGLAVPLVLLGSRLFGIPGIFGAIGISYFVTGAAAWWVIERVLDKHGA
- the vapB gene encoding type II toxin-antitoxin system VapB family antitoxin, with amino-acid sequence MKTAKLFKNGRSQAVRLPKEYQFEGSDVLIQKVGDSVILFPNSRVWETFLHGLHGFTGDFMADGREQPSMQDREE
- a CDS encoding type II toxin-antitoxin system PemK/MazF family toxin; amino-acid sequence: MRKGEIWWARLKPPAGRRPVVLLSRDEAYTVRTAVTVAPVTTTVRGIPVEVSLGPEHGLPKLCVVNCDSILTIPKTCLESKIGGLSERKIEELHRAIRFALSLP
- a CDS encoding type II toxin-antitoxin system VapC family toxin, encoding MYLLDTNICIFIKNKKPIQVLEKLRRALEEKVHLSAITLAELQFGVYNSRNVEQNRMSLTEFLAPFDILDFDDQDAEWFGRIRSKLKKEKKLIGPYDMLIAAQALARDLILVTNNTDEFDRIENLNIEDWKG